AGCGAGAGATCGCGACAATCTGCCGAAAGGCCGCTGTGGAAGTGTTGCGGTCGAGCCGTAAGGCCAAGGTGGTCGTAACGGCAAAGAATCTTCATCGATTTTTGGGACCGCCGAAGTATCGTTTGAACAAGGTTGATGACCAGCAACGGATCGGAGTTGCCACCGGGCTGGCATGGACGGAGTTCGGCGGTGAGTTGTTGGCAATCGAAGTCACTGTCATGCCCGGGAAGGGTAAGCTCATCATTACGGGTCGGCTTGGTGATGTGATGCAGGAATCTGCTCATGCGGCGATGAGTTATGTTCGATCCAGAGCGATCGAGCTTGGGCTGGCGAGTGACTTTTACCAGAACGTGGATGTTCACATCCATGTTCCAGAGGGAGCGACTCCGAAGGACGGGCCTTCTGCAGGTATTACGATGGCGACTGCAATGGTGTCTGCGCTGACGAAAATACCCGTTCGCAATGATGTGGCGATGACGGGCGAAGTCACGCTTCGGGGTCGAGTGCTCCCCATTGGAGGATTAAAGGAAAAAGTGCTTGCCGCACATCGCGCGGGGATCAGAGTAGTTTTGATCCCGAGCGAGAACGAGAAAGATACACGGGAGATCCCGCCGCAAGTTCTTCGTTCTGTGGAATTACGGCTGGTCCATCACATGGACGAGGTTTTACGCCAGGCCCTCGTGTTGGAAGAGCCGGAAAGTTTCCTAAGCGGGGAGTGGTCACAGGGAGGAGAGTCATCCGGAATTCGTCCGGGGCCCGCGGATGCGGTGTTGACGGTCGGCGCAATTTCTTGACAGGTCGAACATGGCTCATTAAGGAAGGTGGCCTTGCGTTTACGGGAGTGCTCATGACAAAGGCGGAGTTGATTGAGTCGGTTGCAAGCAAGGTTGACCTTCCTCGCGCGTTGGCAGAGAAGGTCGTTAACGTTCTCTTTGATGACATTGTTGCAGCTTTGCGCCAGGGCGAGAAGGTGAATATCTCAGGATTTGGGACTTTTGCAGTTTCAACAAGAAAGGCGAGAACAGGTAGAAATCCGAAAACTGGAGAGACGATTGAGATTGCCGCATCCCGTTCGGCAAAGTTTAAAGCAGGGAAACAGTTGCGAGATTCGCTCAACGCAGCCACATAAGGAACCGACCTGAGTTTGGCACGGCGTTTTGGGAATCCGGACGGGCTGCGGTCTGGGTGATGCGGGCGGTTAGCTCAGCGGGAGAGCATCGGCCTTACAAGCCGGGGGTCATCCGTTCAAATCGGATACCGCCCAGGTTGAGCTGGGGTGAATGTTTGCGGAATGGCTATTTGGGGTGGTAGTTCAGCACGGTTAGAACGCCGGCCTGTCACGTCGGAGGTCGCGGGTTCAAGTCCCGTCCACCCCGTTTTCCATCTTAAGATGTTGCCGCAAAAAAGACGCTCTAGAAGAAGGATAGATGGTTTATGCGCAAGACCATGGTGGTTTCGGAAGAGACAGCGTTAGCGCAAAGGGGCTGGGTCCTGATCGACGCCAAAGACCAAATATTGGGCCGTGTGGCGAGCTTGGCAGCCCAGCTCGTGCGAGGGAAGCATAAACCCATTTTTCAGCCGTGGACTGATGCCGGGGATTTTGTAGTCATAATCAACGCGGGAGAGGTTCGACTGACTGGGGGGAAGTGGCGCAAGAAAGAGTATGTGCGACACACCGGTTATCCAGGTGGCGTGCGGGTGCGAACAGCGCTGGAACAGAAGCTGCTCAAGCCGGAGGAGATGTTGCGTTGTGCCATTGAGGGGATGTTGCCGAAAAACCGCTTGGGGCACCAGTTGGCCTCGAAGGTGAAAATTTATGCTGGTCCGACCCACCCTCATGAGGCGCAGAAACCTGTGCCCTTGGCGGTGGCTGTAAAAAAGAAGGTGGTGCAATGAGCGACTTGGAGCGTTATGCGGCAACAGGTCGGCGGAAAACCGCGGTTGCCCGAGTCCTATTGGTTCCGGGGCAAGGTAGCGTGGTTGTCAACGGGCGGCCGTGGGAGCAGTACTTTCCCCGCCCGACATCCCGAATGATTATCTTGCAGCCATTTGAGTTAACCGAGACTGCGGGGCAGTTTGACGTGATTGCGAATGTGCGGGGAGGAGGTCTGGCGGCACAGGCCGAGGCAGTTCGACACGGTGTGACACGGGCTTTGCTTGCTTACAATCACGATCTTCGCCCAGCTTTAAAGAAAGCAGGCTTCATCAGGCGAGACCCCCGCGAGGTAGAGCGGAAGAAGTACGGTCGCCACAAGGCGAGGAAACGTCCTCAGTACTCTAAGCGGTGAAGCACCGCTGACGATGAAGGAAACAAACTATCCTTTATCGTATCAGAAAAGCAAGACCGGCTCCTGCGTAGGTTAGGTTTGTTAGCCAAGCGGCAACCGGTGCTGGGAGTGCCCCGGCATGGCCCAGAGACGAGGCGGCACCGGTCATGAGCCAATAACCGAACCCAATTAACGCACTTGCGGCCACACTGGTAGCAAACTGTGTGGGCTGCCTTGCTTGGATATGCAGTGGCAAAAGAGCGAGTACGAGTACTAGTGGAGCGAAGGGAAGGGCAGTTCTCAAGTAAAACTCCACGGAGATTCGCGTTGCAGGTAGGCCGAGGCTTCTTAGCGTAGTGTATTGCCGCCATAGATCGGCGAGAGACAGTTCTTCCGGTTCTCTTTGAACCTCCGCGAATTCCTCGAACCGAGTGGGTAATTTGAGGTAGATCTCGCCTTCAGCCGCTGCGCCATGACCCTCGGTCCTGGAAAAGAGCACACGGCTTTGTTCGCGTGAAACAGTCCATTCTGTTCCCGTCCAACGGACCTCCGGAAAGTAGCGGATCCGCAAGAGTGAGAAATCGCTCGCGAACTCATATAGAGTAACCCCGAGAAGGGTTTGGTTGGAACGATCAACGTAGGAAACGTGGTAAATCCCTTGCGGGCCCCGGAGCCAGATCTCTCGCTCGGCAATGATCTTTTTGCGGTCGCGCTTCTTGATGTCGCGAAGGTTGATTTCTTGTGCAGCACGAGTGCTAGGGGGCACGATGAATTCGGCGAAGAGGAGGTTGCCGAAGCAGAGTAGGGTTGTGGCGGTTAAGAAGGGCTGAGCGATGCGCCCAGGACTCAACCCTGCACTCATGAGCGCAACAATTTCGCGATGGCGCCGGTGGCGAATCAGCGCGAGGACGACGGCAATACTCGCAGCTGCGGGGATCGTTTGATGGACGACGAGAGGAAGTTTGTAAAGGAAATACCAACCAACTGTGGATACGGTGACGTCGTGTTGCAGAATCACGCCTAGGCGCTCGATTAGATCGACCACGATGTACAAGATCGAGGCTCCGAGCAGGGTCACGAACAGAGCCGCGAAATA
The sequence above is a segment of the Candidatus Binatia bacterium genome. Coding sequences within it:
- a CDS encoding HU family DNA-binding protein, encoding MTKAELIESVASKVDLPRALAEKVVNVLFDDIVAALRQGEKVNISGFGTFAVSTRKARTGRNPKTGETIEIAASRSAKFKAGKQLRDSLNAAT
- the rplM gene encoding 50S ribosomal protein L13; the encoded protein is MRKTMVVSEETALAQRGWVLIDAKDQILGRVASLAAQLVRGKHKPIFQPWTDAGDFVVIINAGEVRLTGGKWRKKEYVRHTGYPGGVRVRTALEQKLLKPEEMLRCAIEGMLPKNRLGHQLASKVKIYAGPTHPHEAQKPVPLAVAVKKKVVQ
- the rpsI gene encoding 30S ribosomal protein S9, producing the protein MSDLERYAATGRRKTAVARVLLVPGQGSVVVNGRPWEQYFPRPTSRMIILQPFELTETAGQFDVIANVRGGGLAAQAEAVRHGVTRALLAYNHDLRPALKKAGFIRRDPREVERKKYGRHKARKRPQYSKR
- a CDS encoding LptF/LptG family permease — encoded protein: MMGSTIFKLLVVEYFAALFVTLLGASILYIVVDLIERLGVILQHDVTVSTVGWYFLYKLPLVVHQTIPAAASIAVVLALIRHRRHREIVALMSAGLSPGRIAQPFLTATTLLCFGNLLFAEFIVPPSTRAAQEINLRDIKKRDRKKIIAEREIWLRGPQGIYHVSYVDRSNQTLLGVTLYEFASDFSLLRIRYFPEVRWTGTEWTVSREQSRVLFSRTEGHGAAAEGEIYLKLPTRFEEFAEVQREPEELSLADLWRQYTTLRSLGLPATRISVEFYLRTALPFAPLVLVLALLPLHIQARQPTQFATSVAASALIGFGYWLMTGAASSLGHAGALPAPVAAWLTNLTYAGAGLAFLIR